From Cervus elaphus chromosome 10, mCerEla1.1, whole genome shotgun sequence:
TCCACCCTGGCTGAGCTCTCGCTGTGATCACAGGTGGGTTGAGCCCAGAGCCCCACAACGGGGCCTATCTGCCTTAGCCAGCCTGGAGGAGGGGCTTCGCTTGAGTGGGCACAGTGATGTGGTGCGTGACCGCAAACTGCCTGGAGGCCCATGCAcgtgccccctgcccccatcccctgccctgTGGCATTCTGAGATGTTGGAATTCCCAAGGTTGGCACTCTGGGCAGCAGCCCTATGGGGAGCCCTGGCGGATGCTCTGATGCTTTTGGCTGGGGGCCTGGGAGTCCTCCAGGGATGCGGCTGACCCAGCTTCtgtgcccagcccccacccagggcTGCAGGCTGTTCTCTGCATGTGGGGTGGTGGGCAGGTCAGCAGCCAGGACCACAAGGTCCATCCTCACCCCTGCTGGGGACCTAGGGCAAAGGTCTGCCCCgtgcaggggtggggctgggggaccaGGCCCCCCCAAAGCCCCCACATCAGGCACATTCATGGCCACTTGCAGGTTGTCACTGAGCATTTATTCTCCATCCTCAGAGCCCAGCTGGGGCTGCAGCTGGGCAGCGTCGTCAGGATGGATGGACTGCCTGGCTCCCCTTGCTCCCAGCAGAGGTCCTGCCTGGGGACTGTCAGGCAGGCGGTGGAGTCAGCGGCTGCAACTAGAGGCCTGGAAGACCCCATGGGGCAGTGCTCAGGGCGGGCCTGCAGGAATGGCatgtggtgggggttgggggggctgATGGCACGTGTGTGGCCCACACCCACCTCCACATGAGATGCTCAGTATGTGAGTGGGGGGGGGGGCCCAGAATCTGGCAGAAGCGAAGGCACAAGGTAGGACCAGCCTGGcacagggggcggggggcggagtgTCGAGGTCTGCAGATGGAGGACCCAGCCAGGTTGGGGGTGGTGGGCACAGAGGTCCAAGCAGAGCAGTATGCAGCAGGGTGCTctggggggtgggctggggggccAGAAGGAGCCCACCTGGGGCTGGCCCAGGTCCTGGCTTTGCCTCTTGCACGGTGACCCCAATCACGTCTACAAGTCAGTCCCTGGAGCTGAGGCTCTAGAACCAGGGAGGCGCTGTTGAGGCTGTTTGGAGAGCGGTGTTGGGACAAAGGCCCGCGTGGGTCCTGCAGCCCAAGAGCCCTGTCCTCTGCGGTCGCAGCTGCCCGGCTCCAGGCCTGGCCACTGCAGGGACTGTCCAGGGCTCTGACCAGCAACCCGGTCCTGCAGGGTTCCAGCCTGCTGTCCCCATCCTAGCATGATGCTCTCAGTTGTCTGGCTCCAGCGTCCACTCCGACAGCCACTGCAGGCAGGAGGCCCGCTGCACCTCTGTCtctgggggcggtgggggccGGCCTGGCCCAGGCAGGGGCGTGCAGGGGCTGCAGGGCCCGGGGCCTCCTTCTGAGGGCTCAGGGTCCGGGGCGGCCCGCAGGACCTGGACGAGCTCGTCCAGCGGCTGCAGCAGGGTATGAGGGCTCCAGCAGGCGTCGAGGGAGGGCACGAAGGGGTCGGGCGTGCAGGCCTCCACGCACTCAGTGCTCGTGGGGATGCGCAGGTAGAAAGCGTGCAGCATCATACGGAACGGCTGGTCCTCCTGGCCCGAGGCCTGGCCGTAGGTCAGGTCCCCCACGATGGGGTGGCCGAGGGCGCGGCAGTGTACGCGCAGTTGGTGCGTCCGGCCtttggggaggagagggggccGGTCAGGTGGGAGTACAGCCCCGTGCCCACCCCGAACCCGTTCATGTCATGCTCAGTGCTGTCCCTGAAGCTTCAGGCAGCCCCTGAGGACGTCAGACCTCCCTGTGCTTCATGCCACAAAGTCAGAGCCCAAAACATAAGCGGCTTCTGGGACGCTGCTGGTGACGGCAGGGCCAAAGCAGCACCCAGTCAGGTGAGAACCCGGACCAGAGAGACCTCGTATGGGGCAAGAAGCTGTAGGCTCTGAGGTTGCGTGGGGGGCAGGAGTGAGCCTGGTCAGCATGCTGGGGGCTCCCGGGCAGGTTCCTCCCCTGCAGGGTGGGGACACTGTGGTGCCCTGTGCCGGGAGAGGCTGAGGCAGGACATGGTcagcagggagcaggggccctgGGCACACATCCAGGACACACCTGTGAGGGGCTGCAGCAGCACTTTGGAGACTGGGTCGCCTGCATACAGCCCGTGTTCCAGGACCACCAGCTCTGTGAGGCTTGGTTTTGGGTTCTCACAACCTGAGGGGAGCGAGGCAAGTTCAGAGAGATGGCTGGGCCAGCTCCAGGGCTGAGTCCACCGCAGCCCGGTCATGTGCCCCGGTTGCCCCAGCTCATCCAGGGTCCCCACTGGACGGCTGTGTCcctggctcccccaccccctgtccTCCGTACCCTGTGTGCCTTCAATGCACATGGTGTGGGTCCGGCCTTCTGTGCTGTTCTTGCCGATGGAGTAGCTGATGGTCATCCGGCTCTCCTGGACGTGCCCCCGCACCTGCCAGGCAGGGGGTCACACGCTGCTCATGGGGTCACCCGCCACTGCTGGGAAGCCCACCTGACAT
This genomic window contains:
- the RPUSD1 gene encoding RNA pseudouridylate synthase domain-containing protein 1 — protein: MEPGSVENLCVVYRSRDFLVVNKHWDVRIDSKAWRETLTLQKQLRHRFPELADPDTYYGFRFCHQLDFSTSGALCVALNKAAAGSAYRCFKDRRVTKAYLALVRGHVQESRMTISYSIGKNSTEGRTHTMCIEGTQGCENPKPSLTELVVLEHGLYAGDPVSKVLLQPLTGRTHQLRVHCRALGHPIVGDLTYGQASGQEDQPFRMMLHAFYLRIPTSTECVEACTPDPFVPSLDACWSPHTLLQPLDELVQVLRAAPDPEPSEGGPGPCSPCTPLPGPGRPPPPPETEVQRASCLQWLSEWTLEPDN